In Molothrus aeneus isolate 106 chromosome 3, BPBGC_Maene_1.0, whole genome shotgun sequence, a single genomic region encodes these proteins:
- the PEX3 gene encoding peroxisomal biogenesis factor 3, translated as MLRSLWSFLKRHKKKCLVLGTFLGGVYLLGKYGQKKIREIQEREAAEYIAQARRQYHFESNQRTCNMTVLSMLPTLRDALMHQLNSESLTSLLKNRPANKLEIWEDLKIISFTRSIVAVYSTCMLVVLLRVQLNIIGGYIYLDNAALGKNATTPLAPPEVQQQYLSSIQHLLGDGLTELITIVKQAVHKVFGSISLKQTLSLLELEQKLKDIREVVEHKDSDQIASYSPLCHYLMPDEENPLASQACGLTERDIATIKLLNETRDMLESPDFSTVLSTCLNRGFSRLLDNMAEFFRPTEKDLSQNSSVNSLSSVSLPLAKIIPIINGQIHSVCSETPSHFVQDLLMMEQVKDFAANVYEAFSTPQQLEK; from the exons ATGCTCCGGTCGCTCTGGAGTTTCCTTAAGCGGCACAAGAAGAAATGCCTGGTCCTTGGCACCTTCCTTGGCG GAGTCTATTTACTGGGAAAATATGGGcagaagaaaatcagagaaatccAAGAGCGAGAGGCGGCTGAGTACATTGCCCAGGCACGAAGGCAGTACCATTTTGAGAGTAATCAGAGGACATGCAATATGACAg TACTGTCAATGCTTCCAACACTGAGGGATGCCTTAATGCATCAGTTAAACTCTGAGAGTCTCACATCTCTTCTTAAAAATAG GCCAGCAAACAAGTTAGAAATCTGGGAGGATTTAAAGATAATAA GTTTCACCCGCAGCATTGTGGCTGTGTACAGCACCTGCATGCTGGTGGTTCTCCTGCGAGTGCAGCTGAACATCATCGGCGGTTACATCTACCTGGATAACGCCGCGCTCGGCAAGAACGCCACC acACCACTAGCACCCCCTGAAGTCCAGCAGCAATATTTATCAAGCATTCAGCACCTTTTAGGAGATG GACTGACTGAGTTAATAACTATTGTTAAACAAGCTGTGCATAAAGTTTTTGGAAG tatTTCCCTTAAGCAGACCCTGTCTCTTCTGGAACTGGAACAGAAACTTAAAGATATCAGGGAAGTAGTGGAACATAAAGATTCGGATCAGATTGCATCTTATTCTCCCTTATGTCATTATCTGATGCCAGATGAAGAAAACCCTTTGGCTAGCCAG GCCTGTGGACTCACAGAAAGAGACATTGCTACAATTAAATTACTGAATGAAACTAGAGATATGCTAGAAAG tcCAGACTTCAGTACAGTTTTGAGCACATGTTTAAATAGAGGATTCAGTCGGCTGCTGGACAATATGGCAGAATTTTTTAGACCTACTGAAAAGGACCTTTCTCAAAATAGCTCTGTAAAtag TCTTTCCAGTGTCAGTCTTCCTTTAGCCAAGATAATTCCAATAATAAATGGACAGATCCATTCAGTATGCAGTGAAACACCCAGTCACTTTGTTCAG GACCTGTTGATGATGGAACAAGTGAAAGATTTTGCTGCTAATGTTTATGAAGCTTTTAGTACCCCTCAGCAACTAGAGAAATGA